The window TACGTGGAGACTGATCTTTTGCCGCCGATAGTTATGCTTGAAAATGGTCTTCCAAAGTCGCCGATAAGAATATACGGTGATGGGGATCTTATGGTCTTAAGCTCGGAGATAGCTATACCTTCAGACATGATTAGTTCGATAACGAGAAGCATTGTTGACTGGGCGTGGAGAAAGAAAGCTAACAAAGTATTAACATTAAGCGGATTGCC of the Candidatus Bathyarchaeia archaeon genome contains:
- a CDS encoding PAC2 family protein translates to MIGEEIKIIEHKHIPEGIRIICGLPDVGLVGVIAAAHIVSKLKLEEVAYVETDLLPPIVMLENGLPKSPIRIYGDGDLMVLSSEIAIPSDMISSITRSIVDWAWRKKANKVLTLSGLP